AACTTAACGGCGAATTATAAAAAACATTCAGTTTTCCCCCGGTAAGCTCAAGACATTTTAGAGTAGCTTCCTCAGCAAGAGCTCTTAATGTTCCGCTTCCAAGATATACAATTCTTTCTATATCCAGACTGATAAGTTCTTTTACATATTTTTCAAAATTCATTTCCTGATTCTCTATTTCTTTTATTGTATTTTCTATCATAGTTCTTAATTCTGTCTTTTCAATGTTTCCAAAAATATAAAGTCCGCTCAGAAGCATACATGTAAAACTGCTTGTCATGGCAAAACCTTTGTCATTAGAAGCCTTAGGAGTATACCATACATAAGCTTTTTTCTTGTTTTTGGAATTTTGTGCAAGGACTCCTTCTTCACTGCATGTAATTACAAAGTGGGCGATATCGTCCACAAGCTGATCTGCAAGATCAACAGCTGCAAGACTTTCGGGGCTGTTACCAGATCTTGCGAAAGAAACGAGCAGAATTTTATCATCTTTTTTAAAATATGTTTCAGGATTTTCTACAATATCTGTAGTGGCTACAGAACGAAAATTATCTTTCATATTAGGTAAAAGTGTATTTCCTACAAATTCAGAAGTTCCCGCACCGGTAAAAATAATTTTTCTTTTATCTGCATTTACTGAATTCAAAAAATCTTTAATCTCCCCGTTTTTTAAGTTTAGAGAATCAAGCAGTTCAATCCACAATTTTTTCTGCTGTTTGATCTCTTTAATTGTTTCATATTTTAATTCCATGGCTTCCTCCTATAAAAAATTCGATAAGATAAAAATAAATGTTTTAAAAGTGCTTCCTGTTATTGTCCAGAATTACTTCAAACTGAAATCTGTCACCTCTGATAATTCCTACTGTATATTCAATGATTTTTTCTTTTTCATATGTTGTACGTTCCAGTTTTATACAGGGAATATTAGATGTAAGAAGAAGCTTTTTCGATATATCTCCTGTAGGGTGTGCTACTGAAAATTTTTCGACTGCTTTTTCAAAAGTCACATTATATTCATTAATAAAAACTGTATACATAGGGTTTTTCACAAAATCATTCTTTGAGAGTCTGGGAAATCTTGATGCAGGTAAAAATGTTTTTTCTAACATAATAGGTGTATCATCTGCAAGTCTGATCCGCTCCAGATAATAAATTTTACTCTCATTCTGAATATTCAGTTTTTTAGCGGTTTCTTTGTCAGCTGTAATAACTTTAAATGATTTGATTATAGAGGAAGGTGTCTTTCCGAGTTTTTTCATTTCTTCTGTAAAACTGTAAAATTCAAGAAGATTTTGCTTCATCATTTTAGGCGATACAAAGGTTCCTTTTCCTTGAATTCTGTATAGATATCCTGTCTGTTCAAGATATTTTACAGCTTCACGTACTGTGGATCTGCTCACTTTATATTTTTCACAGTACTCTCTTTCAGAAGGAATTTTTTCATCTTCTGCCAGATTGTTATCTTTTATTTCCTCTGTAATTTTTTCAGCCAGCTGGTGGTAAAGAGGTAACTTAGAGTTTTTTAATTTCATACTTTTCCTTTTCTGCCAAAATTACGGCATATATTTTAGTAAAATTGTCATGTTGTCCGTACCACTTAATTATCGCTCATTTTTCATTTTTTGTCAATGAGATTTTTTGATGCCTGTAAATATTGAAAATATCATACTTTCGAAAAGATGAAGGAAATATTTCCGGGAAAACCAGTAGTTGAAAAATGGTTTATATGTTATACTAAATAAAAAACATGCAGGAGGTATTGGAAATGGTAGTAGTTACGGCAAAAATGTATTTTAAGGACGGAAAATTAAAAGAAGCAGAACACATACTCAGGGAATTAATTGAAAAAACTAATCAGGAAGATGGATGCATAGAATATAGATCATACTTAAGCAATAATTCTCCAGATGAAATTATAATAATTGAAAAATGGGAGTCAAAGGAGCATCTTGATGCACATATGAAAAGTAAACATTTTGTGGAACTTTTGCCTAAAATAGGTGAGAAATGCTCAAAAGAAGCAGAAATATCGATATACAGCCCGCTAATTTAATTTAACAGCTCTTCAAAATAGTGAAGGGCTTTTTATTTAAAGGGAAAATCAGTATTTTCAGCAGAAATTATATAAGAAAATATTTAGAGATCATAATGTATCGTATATAACGGCAGTAAGAACGGCAGGGAAGGGATAGTATGAAACATAAAAATTGATGAAGATTTTAGCAGTTAGGGCAGAAAATATTAAAAATGAATGAGAAACTCAGATTTGAAAGAGTTGCTATACTGATAAGATAAAAAGTCCGGAATTTTTGATTTTTAAAATAGATAAATCGTAAATGAAAATTTATTATACAATTTTTTTGTTTGTATAAAATAAAAAATTATTTTCTAAGATTTTACACAAAAAAATTACTTATTGTGTTATAATGGATGAAATAAATTTTTATTGGGAGGATAAAATGCAGTTACTAGAAGATAAGATATTATCAGAAGGAAGGGTTTTACCAGGATCTATCCTAAAGGTAGATTCGTTTTTGAATCATCAGATAGACGCAGAACTGATGGCTAAAGTGGGGGAAGAGTTCGCTGAGTATTTTAAGGATAAAAATATTACCAGAGTAGTAACCGTGGAATCATCGGGAATAGCTCCGGCAGTATTTACAGCACTTCATTTAGGCGTACCGGTTGTTTTTGCCAGAAAAAAATTATCTCTGACATTAAATGACGGGCTTGTAACAACAGAAGTAAATTCTTACACTAAAGGGGAGAAAAATACTATAGCTGTTTCAAAGGATTACATAAAACCTGAGGATAATATACTGATTATTGATGATTTTCTAGCTAAGGGCGAGGTAATCAGAGGGCTTATAGATATAACAAAACAGATTGGCGCTAATATAGCAGGAGTGGGAATCGTAATTGAAAAGGCCTTTCAAAACGGGCGTAAGTATGTGGAAGAAGCAAATATACCTATTTTATCACTGGTAAGAATAGAATCACTCGAAAACAATAAGATAAAGCTTTTAAAATAAATACAGAACATAATAAAAAAACCATTTCAGAATAAAATAATTTATAAAATATCAGATGAAAATATAAAAATCTGTTTATTTTATCAGTTCATTTTGTTTTGAAATGGTTTTTTATTTGGTAAAAAAAAGCAAAACATAAAATTTTTATCATAAGATTTTATTTTAAAAAGTATGAAAAAAATCTCTCTTTATATTGTTTGAGAATGACTGAGCAAAAATACAGCATAAAAAGTCTGTATACTTGTGGACAGCAATTAGTATTTTCCATAAGGGAAAATAGTGTTAACATTTAGGTATATAAAAAAGTCAGGAGGTGAAGTCTGAATGCATTCGTTATTATCAAGACAAAAAGAGATTATTATATATCTCATGGATAAAACAAATTATATACCCGTAAAAAATATTGCAGAAAATATAAGGGTATCAGAGAAAACTGTTTACAGAGAATTGAAAACAATAGAGGAATACCTGAGCAGCAGATATATATTTTTGGAAAAACGGCCGGGGACAGGAATAAAGCTCAAGATTACAAAAGAGCAGAAAATGAAACTGAATTTTGAACTTCATATAGGAAAAGAAAATAAAAATGATTATATGTCCACAGAACACAGGAGACAAAAAATACTTACAGAATTTTTGAGCAATTCCCCAAAGGCCTATTCTATACAGCAGTTATCGGAAAAATATTATATAAGCAGGGCTTCTATAGTAAATGATCTGAAATATATAGAAGACTGTATAAAACAATATGATCTCCGGCTCGAAAGAAATAAAAACGGAACTATGCTTACCGGCTCGGAAATGAATATAAGAAAAGCTATTCTGGGAATAATAAACGAGCTTATAGCTGTAAATCATGAAAATAAGCACGGAACAAGGGAATCCAGGCTTGATGATGAAAATCTGCATGAACTCTTCGGGCAGTTTGGAAGAGAGGATGTAGAGGCAGTCGCAGAGATTCTAAAGGAGACAGAACAACAGCTAAATTACAAAATGGGTGAAATATACTACATAAATATGATAACACATGTATTGATACTGATAAAAAGACTCAGACACGGAAATATCCAGTATGAAAATAAAATAAAAACCGATGCCAGAAAAACTGATGAAAGAATTCACAGTATATCACAGGAAATGGCAGAGAAAATATCTGAAACTTTTAAAATAGAAGTACACGATGAGGAAATTTATTTTATATATCAGTATCTCATTTCCTCAGGTATGGAAATCAGCAATGCTGGAACTGATAAAAGCGGGTTTTTGCTTGATACCAGTCCTGTAATAATGGATATAGCAGGAGAAATAATAGGGAAAATTTCAGAAATAGCGGATTTTAAATTAAAACCTGATAATCAGCTGTATGAAAGTCTGATTCTGCATCTGAAAGCTATGATGAACAGATTGAAATATAATATAAGCATAAAAAATCCCATTCTGGAAGATATAAAAAAGGAATTTTCCGCGATTTACGGACTGGTGGGGCTTGTAACGCTTGATACGATGGAAAAATATGACATAAGAATTATCAGTCCTGATGAAATAGGATATCTTACATTTTATTTTCAGGCTGCAATAGAGCAGAATATGAAACAGAAAAAAGTACTGGTGGTATGTTCAAGCGGAGTGGGATCGTCGCATTTGCTGAGAGGACGTATAAGAAATTCATTTCCTGAATGGGATATTGTAGACGTAATATCTACAGGACGGCTGAAAGCAGGATATGATCTGGAAAATATTGATCTTATAATTTCTACAATAAATATCTCGGATACAGGCATGCCTGTAGCATATGTAACGGCATTATTTAACGAAGCTGATGTGCGGAATGTAACCGAAATATACCTGAAAAATGCATTGAAGAGTAAAAATACTGTTTTTTCATTTAAGGTAATAAAAAAGTTTTTAAATAAAAAATATATTCAGATAGAGAATGAAATTTTTTCAGAAAAAACCAGTGTAAAGAAATTAATAAAAAAAATTATAAATGAAAATTATCTGGATAAAAGAAACATCAATGAGTATATTTCTGAAACACATATTAATAAAAACTTTTCTGTATACCTTATAAAAAAAGAAATAGTAACAAAAACACGTATAGGTTTCAGAATAAAAAGCAATACTTCAGGGGAATACAAAGCGGATATAATAATCGGGGTTAAGGATAATGATGAAGTACACAGACAATTATTAAAGGAAATATTTGAACTTTATAATAACAAAGAACTGCTGAAAAAAATATGTTATTGCAGAAATACCAATGAAATCTGCGAATTAATAAATTTAAATTAGTATCCTGCCTTATTTATATTTTGACATATGAACAAGCTGGTGAGGGATGAGATTCAGGGCTATTTCTGTTACTTTGATATTTTACAGCCTGAATATTCAGACCGGAAGGGTACAAATATTTTGAAACCCATGAAATCTTTGCATATGAAGATAGCGGAAAGGACATATATGGATATAACAAAAGTGATTAATGAGAAAACTATTAATTTGAATCTAAAGGGAAGAAACAAGGACGAGGTCTTGAGTGAACTAACAGATCTGCTCTTTAACGAAAACATTATTGATTCAAAAGAGGGGTTTCTTAAGGATGTTTATAAGAGAGAAGCGGAAGGACAGACAGGACTGGGGAATTATATAGCTATTCCGCACGGGAAATCTGAAAGTGTACTAAAGACTTCACTTGCAATAGGAAGGACGAACAATACTGTAGAATGGGAAACTCTGGACGGAAAGCCGGTAAAATGTATTATTTTGTTTGCAGTAAGAGCAGTGGATAAAACAACAACACATATAAAACTGCTTTCTCAGGTGGCAGAAGCGCTTGCTGATGATGATATCACTGAAAAACTTCTGACTAAAGAAAATCCAAAAGAAATAATGGAGTTATTCAGGGAAAAAAAATAAAACAGTAATCAAAAAAACAGGGAGGAAACTTATGAAAATAGTAGGGATAGCTGCATGTACGTCAGGAATAGCACATACTTATATTGCAAAAGAAAAATTGATACGTGCTGCACAAGAGGCTGGACATGAAGTTCACATTGAAACGCAGGGTACTATTGGAACAGAAGAAGAATTAACAAGTCAGGATATCGCAGACGCAGATATTGTTATTATTGCAGCAGATATTGCAGTGTCAGGAAAAGAACGTTTTAAAGGAAAGAAAACAATTGAAATTCCAACTAGTGTCTGCATTAAATCATCAAAACAATTAATTAAAAAGATTGAAGAAGAATTAGGAAAATAAAGGAGGAAAAATATGAAGAATATAGGTCAGGAGTTAAAAAAACATGCATTAACAGCCATATCGTATATGCTTCCGCTTGTAGTGGCATCAGGGCTTCTTATTGCAATTGGTAATTTAATGGGCGGGGAAGTTGTTACAGATATAGAAAAAATGACAATTCCCAGTGCATTAACATCACTTGGAGTATTTGGGATGGGGTTACTGCCTTCGTTCATCTCAGGTTATATCGCATATAGTATTGCTGACCGTCCCGGAATAGCACCCGGATTTTTAATGGGGCAAATTGCTTCGTTTCTTGGTGCGGGATTTTTAGGAGGGATGATTGGAGGATATTTTGTTGGATATATTGCATTGGCAATTAAAAAATATCTAAAAGTTCCAAAGTGGGCACAGGCATTAATGCCGATGATGATTATTCCGACGTTATCTGCTATTATCGGCGGACTGCTGATGTATTTTGTAGTCGGGACACCAATTGTATGGATTACAAACGGATTAACAAATTTTATTGTCGGGCTTGACAGTTCAGCTAAAATTTTATATGGATTTATTATCGGCGGATTAGGCTGTATTGATTATGGAGGGCCTATTAGTAAAGTTCCGAATTTAATTTGTGATGGATTATTATTAGAAGGTATTACTGAGCCGGAAGCGATTAAAGTATTGGCAGCTATGGTTCCGCCGTTAGGGGTAGCGTTATCTCTTGTTCTTTCCAGAGTTTTGAAAAAAAATATTTATAAAAACACAGAAGTTGAAAATATTAAAGTAGCATTTCCAATGGGATTATGTATGATTTCTGAAGGAGTTATCCCAATTGCTATGAATGATTTGTTGAGAACTGTTTTTTGCACTTCAATTGGTTGTGGAGTAACAGGTGCAATTAGTTTTTCATTAGGGGTGGGAAGTAAGGTGCCATCTGGCGGAATATTTGTTATTCCGGCTATGAGTAATCCATTAGGAGCAGTAATCGCTTTATTAAGCGGTACTGTCGTAACTGCTGTTTTACTGGTTATTGTAAAGAAAAGAGTAAATCCGGAAGATGAAATTATTTCTGACGATGAAAAAGAAGTAGATTTATCAAATATCGTTATTAGCGGATAGGAGCGGTAAAAATGTATGTTTCAATGAAAGAAATGCTAAATAATGCCAATAAAAATAATTATGCAGTATTGGCTGTAAATTGCTTTAATATGGAAACTGTGAGAGCTGCAGTGAAAGCAGCAGAAGAAAAAAGAGCACCGATAATCATAAATATAGTGCAGGATCATTTTCAGGAACATGCAAAGGCTGAATTAATTGCACCTATAACAGAAGAACTGGTGAAAAATAAAAATATTCCTGCAGCATTAAATCTTGATCATGGAAAAGATTATGATTCTTGTGTTTATGCACTCAGGCATGGATTCACTTCTTTGATGATAGATGCAAGCAATAAACCGTTTGCAGAAAATATAGAAATTACCGGCGAAGTGGTGCGGCTTGCCAAAGCAGCGGGTCTCAGCGTGGAGGGTGAGTTAGGTCATATCGGTTCAGGAAGCTCATATAACTGTGAAAATCAAAAAGAGCTTTATACTGATCCGAGTGAAACAAAAGAGTTTTTTGAGAAAACCGGAATAGATGCTCTGGCAGTTTCCTGTGGAACAGCTCACGGTCTTTATAAAGAGGGAGTAGTTCCCAAGATTAATTTTGAGCTTATCAAGAAAATAAAAAATATTACCGGAAAACCGCTGGTTTTACACGGCGGAAGCGGTGCAGACGGGGAAGGACTCAGAAAAGCAGTTTCCTGCGGGATTAATAAAATCAATGTAGGGGCAGATATATTCAAAGCAGGAAGAAAGAAAATATATGAAGAATTAATGGGAAACCCTGATGCTGATTTATTTAAACTGATGATAAAAATGGAAAAGGCATGTAAGGAAGAGATAATAAGATATCTTGCATTTTCAGGTTCAGAGGGACGGGCAGAAGAAATAATAAAAGAGGCGGCTTTTTAAATAAATAAAAAAATAAGGAGATGAAAATATGTTACTAACAATGAAAGAATTACTGGAAACAGCACAAAAAAATAAATTTGCAGTAGGGGCGTTTAACGTGGCAGACAGTACATTTTTGAGAGCAGTGGTAGAAGAAGCGGAAAGGGCAAAATCACCGGCAATAATAGCGATTCATCCCACAGAACTTGAATTTGTTACTGATGAATTTATATCATATGTAAAGCACAGAGCATATGTAAGTAATGTACCCCTTGTTATACATTTGGATCATGGCGGGAATATGGAAGAAATAGTGAGAGCAATTAAATGTGGATTTACTTCGGTTATGATAGACGGTTCAACACTGCCGTATGAGGAAAATGTAAGTATCACAAAAAGAGTGACGGAGATAGCACATGCAGCGGGGGTTTCCGTAGAAGGAGAACTGGGGACTATAGGGCAGACTGGTAATTCTGTGGAAGGCGGAGTCAGTAAGATTACATATACTGATCCTGAACAGGCAAAGGACTTTGTCACGAGAACAGGAGTGGATACTCTCGCAGTAGCAATAGGGACTGCACACGGGATATATCCTAAAGATGTGAAATCGGAGCTGCAGCTGGATATTTTGAAAAAAATAAGAGAGGCAACTGATATTCCTCTGGTACTTCATGGAGGTTCTGCGAATCCTGACAGTGAAATAGCAGAGTCAGTAAGGCTCGGAGTAAGCAAAATAAATATTTCAAGTGATATGAAATATGCATATTTTAAAAAAGCACGGGAAATTTTAAGCACTACAGAATTATGGGACCCGAATGTAATATATCCTGAATGTATAACAGAAGCCCAGAAAGTCATAAATCATAAGATGAAATTATTTTCATCAATAGACAAATCAGGGCTTTACAGATAAAATCATAATTTTATGGGAGTGATAAAACTGTATGGATAGAGAAATATCTGAAAATATAAAAGGCGGGGTATTGGAATAAAACAGTATACAACAGCTCCTAATATAAGATACTGGTTCAGAGCAGGGAATAAAAGGTGCGGGGGTCAGCGGATTTTCTTCAAATAGTGAAGATTCCAGTGATACTTTTATGAATCCTGATGTAAATAAAATCTGAAATAGAATATATAGTACCGATTTTTGGGATTTTCCCCGAAAATCGGTATTTTTATATTTATTTAATTGACAGAACTGTTATTTTATATTGAAATATGTTAAACTAACGAATGTAATTAATTATAGATTTATTTATGTTTTTTAATATGAAATATTACAGAAGGAGTAAAAAGTGAAGAAGAAATTTATTTTGATGTTTTATTTGCTGTTAATGGGAGCGGCAGGATACCAGCTTTATCTTTGGGGAGTGAGTAACAGATATACAGTGAAAGATAATTATCTTATTGTTTATGAAAGTAACGGAAAACTATACGAAATAGGGAAAATCGGCAGAAAAGCCGCAACAGAAAAAAACTCCGGAAATAACAGCCTTTATTTGGATACCGTAGGACCAGAAATAGAAAAGATAATAGCTGTCTCACAAGATGATTATCAGGTGAAAGATACAAATAATAAATACTTTTCCGGAGAGGTAATGATAAAACCCGGAAAATATATCATAATAAAAGAAATACAAAAAAATGCAGCAGAAATAGAGCGGGATTATCTGCTTCTGGATAATGACGGAAATATTCTGCATACATTTTCCGACTTATCAAAGGATAAATTTCTTTTTAAATTACCGCAGGTACACAGTTCGTCTAACAGCGAAGAGAAAGGGTATACAATGTATCAGGACGGGTTTATAAATATAACTGAAGTGATAAAATTATACGGGAAAAATATGAAAGTACATTATGATGAAAAAAATCTTCTTTTCATCATTTCATTTTAGTAAAAATATCAGATATATTCAGAAAATTATTTTATATATAAAACTTATTTATTAATAATAAAAATATATAATTATTAAATATTCAGTTTATGTTTTGTTTTAGGAAAAATTGTAATAATTCTATTTTTATAATAGTTGACATTTTGTAGAAAAAAGTTATAATTAATTGTCAGGTTTTTAAAAAAATATTGTGAAATGAGGTGATAAAAAGGATATATATCAAAAAAAGAAAGGGGAAATAAAACTTATCTGTCATTTATTTTTTGAAAAGGACAGTAATTAAATTAATTATATTTGTGTATTGAATGCTTTAATCATTTAAAAAAAGTTTATTTTGGATGATATAAAAAGAGATTGTTGACATTTTAACAGGGGAAAAATGTATATAAATAGAAAATATATGAAAATAATTATATTTAACAAAATATAATTTATTTAAACTTTATATTTATAAAAAATAATGTTATAAGTAAAATATGATTTTAATAAAGGAGATGATATATCAAAAAAATGAAAAAAAACTACCAAAAACTACCAAAAAACAAAATCAGTATAAAAGTGAGTTTCAGGAGGAATTTATGAGAAGAAATGAAAAATTATTATTATCTTTTTTAGCCTTGAATGCCGCAGTATCTATGAATGCCAGTGCTGCGGAAAATCAGCTTACAGCTAAGTATGACAGGCTTTATGAAAGTATGATAAAGAATATTAAAAGTGGAAAATCTAATGATAAGGCATATCAATTACTAGAAAGAACGCTCAACCAAAGAAATAAGGAATTAAAAGACTTATATTTGCAGAGTGATTTTGTGGTAAAACCGGAATATCTCGAATGGCAGATATTTTTCAGCGGTTTTTATACAGAACAGAACAGAGGAGATAATACTCTGGAAAATGCTGAATTTTATTCTAAGCCAAAAACGCACAGCAGTGCAATAAAACAAAATCAGGAAGCTTATGACAGAATGGAAGCAGAACTGAGAAATACCGGACTTCTTTCAGCATCACAATTAGAGTCAATAATGGGCGGATATTACAATGTGATAAATGAATTAGACGTACAAAATCAGGAAATAATAAGAAATATACTGGATAACGGACTAAAGTATATAACTAAAATAGATGGTTTTAAGAGTTATCAAAGTCCGCAGAAACCAAAAGAAATCGATCTCGGAATAAATATAACACCAAAGGTAATAAACAGAAATCCTTTGAACCCGGCACCATCAATACCGGCAGAACCAAATATAGTATTACCTGACTTTACACCTGATGTTCCTGTGTCACCCACAGTACCGACACTTACAATTAAAGCTTTTAATCCTGTGTCACCTGTACCTGTAGTGCCTAATACAACAACACCGCCGAATCTGACATTTATACCAACAGGTTTTGGTCAGGATCAAATGTATATAATTCAGAACAGCAGCGGTCAGGGGATAATGTTTGGAAATCAGGAAGAAATAGAAGCAGTGGGAACAGTAAATGTATCAGCTGGTTCGACAACTTCTTTTACCGGTACTATAAACTATATACAGGGAGGAACTCCTTTATCACTGACAAACGGAGCCTATGGTTCTGTGACTAATGCATTTTACAGTATGGTAAATAACTCTGATGTTAATATAAAAGGAAATTTTAACATACAGAATACAGATACATTTTCATCAAATACATATCGTTTTATAAGTTATAATCCTTATAATGTAACCAGTCAGGGAATTAAAGTGGATTTTAGCGGAACAATGGACTTGAATGGGAAGACTACAGGGAATTCAGTTCTTGTAGGTGTGGAGCATCAGTTGTTATATGGTAATGGAAGCGGG
The Sebaldella sp. S0638 DNA segment above includes these coding regions:
- a CDS encoding class II fructose-bisphosphate aldolase yields the protein MYVSMKEMLNNANKNNYAVLAVNCFNMETVRAAVKAAEEKRAPIIINIVQDHFQEHAKAELIAPITEELVKNKNIPAALNLDHGKDYDSCVYALRHGFTSLMIDASNKPFAENIEITGEVVRLAKAAGLSVEGELGHIGSGSSYNCENQKELYTDPSETKEFFEKTGIDALAVSCGTAHGLYKEGVVPKINFELIKKIKNITGKPLVLHGGSGADGEGLRKAVSCGINKINVGADIFKAGRKKIYEELMGNPDADLFKLMIKMEKACKEEIIRYLAFSGSEGRAEEIIKEAAF
- a CDS encoding PTS fructose transporter subunit IIC; the encoded protein is MKNIGQELKKHALTAISYMLPLVVASGLLIAIGNLMGGEVVTDIEKMTIPSALTSLGVFGMGLLPSFISGYIAYSIADRPGIAPGFLMGQIASFLGAGFLGGMIGGYFVGYIALAIKKYLKVPKWAQALMPMMIIPTLSAIIGGLLMYFVVGTPIVWITNGLTNFIVGLDSSAKILYGFIIGGLGCIDYGGPISKVPNLICDGLLLEGITEPEAIKVLAAMVPPLGVALSLVLSRVLKKNIYKNTEVENIKVAFPMGLCMISEGVIPIAMNDLLRTVFCTSIGCGVTGAISFSLGVGSKVPSGGIFVIPAMSNPLGAVIALLSGTVVTAVLLVIVKKRVNPEDEIISDDEKEVDLSNIVISG
- a CDS encoding putative quinol monooxygenase codes for the protein MVVVTAKMYFKDGKLKEAEHILRELIEKTNQEDGCIEYRSYLSNNSPDEIIIIEKWESKEHLDAHMKSKHFVELLPKIGEKCSKEAEISIYSPLI
- a CDS encoding ketose-bisphosphate aldolase, whose protein sequence is MLLTMKELLETAQKNKFAVGAFNVADSTFLRAVVEEAERAKSPAIIAIHPTELEFVTDEFISYVKHRAYVSNVPLVIHLDHGGNMEEIVRAIKCGFTSVMIDGSTLPYEENVSITKRVTEIAHAAGVSVEGELGTIGQTGNSVEGGVSKITYTDPEQAKDFVTRTGVDTLAVAIGTAHGIYPKDVKSELQLDILKKIREATDIPLVLHGGSANPDSEIAESVRLGVSKINISSDMKYAYFKKAREILSTTELWDPNVIYPECITEAQKVINHKMKLFSSIDKSGLYR
- a CDS encoding GntR family transcriptional regulator — protein: MKLKNSKLPLYHQLAEKITEEIKDNNLAEDEKIPSEREYCEKYKVSRSTVREAVKYLEQTGYLYRIQGKGTFVSPKMMKQNLLEFYSFTEEMKKLGKTPSSIIKSFKVITADKETAKKLNIQNESKIYYLERIRLADDTPIMLEKTFLPASRFPRLSKNDFVKNPMYTVFINEYNVTFEKAVEKFSVAHPTGDISKKLLLTSNIPCIKLERTTYEKEKIIEYTVGIIRGDRFQFEVILDNNRKHF
- a CDS encoding PRD domain-containing protein, with translation MHSLLSRQKEIIIYLMDKTNYIPVKNIAENIRVSEKTVYRELKTIEEYLSSRYIFLEKRPGTGIKLKITKEQKMKLNFELHIGKENKNDYMSTEHRRQKILTEFLSNSPKAYSIQQLSEKYYISRASIVNDLKYIEDCIKQYDLRLERNKNGTMLTGSEMNIRKAILGIINELIAVNHENKHGTRESRLDDENLHELFGQFGREDVEAVAEILKETEQQLNYKMGEIYYINMITHVLILIKRLRHGNIQYENKIKTDARKTDERIHSISQEMAEKISETFKIEVHDEEIYFIYQYLISSGMEISNAGTDKSGFLLDTSPVIMDIAGEIIGKISEIADFKLKPDNQLYESLILHLKAMMNRLKYNISIKNPILEDIKKEFSAIYGLVGLVTLDTMEKYDIRIISPDEIGYLTFYFQAAIEQNMKQKKVLVVCSSGVGSSHLLRGRIRNSFPEWDIVDVISTGRLKAGYDLENIDLIISTINISDTGMPVAYVTALFNEADVRNVTEIYLKNALKSKNTVFSFKVIKKFLNKKYIQIENEIFSEKTSVKKLIKKIINENYLDKRNINEYISETHINKNFSVYLIKKEIVTKTRIGFRIKSNTSGEYKADIIIGVKDNDEVHRQLLKEIFELYNNKELLKKICYCRNTNEICELINLN
- a CDS encoding PTS sugar transporter subunit IIA, with protein sequence MDITKVINEKTINLNLKGRNKDEVLSELTDLLFNENIIDSKEGFLKDVYKREAEGQTGLGNYIAIPHGKSESVLKTSLAIGRTNNTVEWETLDGKPVKCIILFAVRAVDKTTTHIKLLSQVAEALADDDITEKLLTKENPKEIMELFREKK
- a CDS encoding SIS domain-containing protein, whose amino-acid sequence is MELKYETIKEIKQQKKLWIELLDSLNLKNGEIKDFLNSVNADKRKIIFTGAGTSEFVGNTLLPNMKDNFRSVATTDIVENPETYFKKDDKILLVSFARSGNSPESLAAVDLADQLVDDIAHFVITCSEEGVLAQNSKNKKKAYVWYTPKASNDKGFAMTSSFTCMLLSGLYIFGNIEKTELRTMIENTIKEIENQEMNFEKYVKELISLDIERIVYLGSGTLRALAEEATLKCLELTGGKLNVFYNSPLSFRHGPKSIVNEKTLVINLMSNCDYTRKYEIDLIKQMRDEKSKKYMAALDVKHDKEIESSIAYYISFNNSTLAEYPDIINAFIYIYFAQLLAYCKSESLGFNPDNPCPSGEVSRVVHGVIIYPYEKK
- a CDS encoding xanthine phosphoribosyltransferase, whose amino-acid sequence is MQLLEDKILSEGRVLPGSILKVDSFLNHQIDAELMAKVGEEFAEYFKDKNITRVVTVESSGIAPAVFTALHLGVPVVFARKKLSLTLNDGLVTTEVNSYTKGEKNTIAVSKDYIKPEDNILIIDDFLAKGEVIRGLIDITKQIGANIAGVGIVIEKAFQNGRKYVEEANIPILSLVRIESLENNKIKLLK
- a CDS encoding PTS fructose transporter subunit IIB, producing the protein MKIVGIAACTSGIAHTYIAKEKLIRAAQEAGHEVHIETQGTIGTEEELTSQDIADADIVIIAADIAVSGKERFKGKKTIEIPTSVCIKSSKQLIKKIEEELGK